The following are from one region of the Ignavibacteriota bacterium genome:
- a CDS encoding NAD(P)-binding protein, producing MQKKVIVIGGGFAGLSAAAYLSNNNFRVTLLEASPKLGGRAYSFKDKETNSIIDNGQHILMGCYNETLNFLSLIGATDNFYFQKKLEVKFVKEGFELSEIKSISNFYPFNLMLGLLNYKALSINERISLLKLFLKLPFLSSDKFSTITIREWLESERQSNNIQDSFWKILAVGALNTSIEKASAKIFVDVLKQIFLRGNKSATIILPKYGLSESYCNNAEEFIHKNGGVIKTSEAVEKIIISENKVIGLESIKNNYSDFDFVVSAIPPFSLARTIGIEDISQIPDFKYSSILNIHLWLDSNNLPEGFFGFINSPLHWIFNKGSHLNIVISDADELVNKQDDELFEIVKNEMKKFFNLNQESITRYKIIKEKRATFIPSIDVIADRPSQKNTIKNLILAGDWVDTGLPSTIESAVKSGRIAADLIS from the coding sequence ATGCAGAAAAAAGTTATCGTGATCGGGGGTGGTTTTGCAGGGCTTTCCGCAGCAGCATATCTCTCAAATAATAATTTCAGAGTTACACTTCTTGAAGCTTCACCAAAATTAGGCGGCAGAGCATATTCTTTCAAAGATAAAGAAACAAATTCCATAATTGATAATGGTCAGCACATTTTGATGGGCTGTTATAATGAAACACTCAATTTTCTTTCACTTATAGGTGCGACCGATAATTTTTACTTTCAAAAAAAACTGGAAGTGAAATTTGTGAAGGAAGGATTTGAACTATCTGAAATAAAAAGTATTTCAAATTTTTATCCTTTTAATTTGATGCTCGGTTTATTGAATTACAAAGCTTTGAGTATAAATGAAAGAATCAGTTTATTAAAATTATTTCTAAAACTTCCGTTCTTATCATCGGATAAATTCAGCACAATAACTATTCGCGAATGGCTTGAGTCAGAACGTCAGTCAAATAATATTCAAGATTCATTCTGGAAAATACTCGCTGTGGGTGCATTGAATACAAGTATTGAGAAAGCATCTGCAAAAATTTTTGTTGACGTTCTCAAACAAATATTTTTACGAGGGAATAAATCAGCAACTATTATATTACCGAAGTATGGTTTGAGTGAATCTTATTGCAATAATGCTGAAGAGTTTATTCATAAAAATGGGGGAGTTATAAAAACATCGGAAGCAGTTGAAAAGATAATTATCTCTGAAAATAAAGTCATCGGATTGGAATCAATAAAAAATAATTATTCAGATTTTGATTTTGTTGTCTCAGCTATCCCTCCTTTTTCACTTGCAAGAACTATTGGAATTGAAGACATAAGCCAGATTCCTGATTTTAAATATTCTTCCATTCTTAACATTCATCTTTGGCTGGACAGCAATAATCTTCCCGAAGGATTTTTTGGATTTATCAATTCACCGTTGCATTGGATATTCAACAAAGGAAGTCATTTAAACATTGTTATCAGTGATGCAGATGAGCTTGTTAATAAACAGGATGACGAATTATTTGAGATAGTAAAAAATGAAATGAAAAAATTTTTTAATCTGAACCAGGAATCAATCACCAGGTATAAAATCATAAAAGAAAAACGTGCGACATTTATTCCATCAATTGATGTGATAGCTGACAGACCCTCACAAAAAAATACAATTAAAAATTTAATATTAGCCGGTGATTGGGTTGATACAGGTCTGCCATCAACTATTGAAAGCGCAGTTAAAAGCGGGAGAATTGCAGCTGATCTTATCTCCTGA
- the hpnD gene encoding presqualene diphosphate synthase HpnD: protein MNDIAKEIAKKSKSSFYYAFNLLPAEKRDAMNTVYAFCRETDDIVDEGSVDDNLKFEKLRKWRIELEKSLNGHSDYQLINKLSRTIQKFKIPLEPFFDLLKGMEMDLRQKRYLTFNDLQNYCYNVASTVGLMCIEIFGYRHPSAKDFAVNLGIALQLTNILRDVKKDAERGRIYLPNEDLLKFNYHESDILNCNYNDDFQRMMKFQVERARGYFNVATSYLDREDKKTMFAARAMQHIYYRMLNKIAEADYDVYNKEIKISTVKKVGISLGVWAKYSLVY from the coding sequence ATGAACGATATCGCAAAAGAAATAGCAAAAAAAAGTAAAAGCAGTTTCTATTATGCATTTAATCTTTTACCTGCTGAAAAGCGCGATGCAATGAATACTGTTTATGCTTTCTGTCGTGAAACCGATGATATTGTTGATGAAGGTTCAGTTGATGATAATCTTAAATTTGAAAAACTCCGTAAATGGAGAATTGAACTGGAGAAATCTCTCAATGGTCATTCCGATTATCAGTTGATTAATAAACTATCCAGAACAATTCAGAAATTTAAAATCCCACTTGAGCCATTTTTTGATCTGCTTAAAGGAATGGAAATGGATCTTCGGCAGAAACGATATCTGACATTTAATGATTTACAAAATTACTGCTACAATGTTGCATCAACTGTCGGATTAATGTGTATAGAAATATTTGGATATCGTCATCCATCTGCAAAAGATTTTGCTGTTAATCTGGGAATAGCACTTCAGCTTACAAATATTTTACGTGATGTAAAAAAGGATGCCGAAAGAGGAAGGATATATCTTCCAAATGAGGATCTCCTGAAATTCAATTATCATGAATCAGATATTTTGAATTGTAATTATAATGATGATTTTCAGCGGATGATGAAATTCCAGGTTGAACGTGCAAGAGGTTATTTTAACGTTGCCACAAGTTATCTCGATCGTGAAGACAAAAAAACAATGTTTGCAGCCAGAGCCATGCAGCATATTTATTACAGGATGCTGAATAAAATTGCAGAGGCAGATTACGATGTTTATAATAAAGAAATAAAAATTTCTACTGTGAAAAAAGTTGGAATATCACTTGGAGTCTGGGCAAAATATAGTCTTGTCTATTGA
- the hpnC gene encoding squalene synthase HpnC: protein MINLSDSIAAGYSESIRLAKKHYENFPVISLLIPKEYRRDISIIYWFARSADDIADEGNLTTQERLRKLSDFENRLISVLKNSSGNNLELALRNSIIERKLTQDNFFNLLKAFKQDVTKSRYNNFNEVLNYCSNSANPVGRILLELFNITESDAIYYSDRICTALQITNFIQDTKTDFQKGRIYYPLDEMLKFNVNEKMFEMKKINDNLKSLIEFTVNRTQTMFDEGKALLKLLTGRFRYEIAWTIKGGEEILAKIRGADFDIISKRPILKKSDYLKLLLKTFLI, encoded by the coding sequence ATTATAAATTTATCTGACTCCATTGCTGCTGGTTATTCAGAGTCAATCAGACTTGCAAAGAAACATTACGAAAATTTTCCTGTCATTTCTTTATTAATTCCTAAAGAATACAGAAGAGATATTTCAATCATTTATTGGTTTGCCAGATCTGCTGATGATATTGCTGATGAAGGAAATTTAACAACGCAAGAACGACTTCGGAAACTTTCAGATTTTGAGAACCGATTAATTTCTGTACTTAAAAATTCTTCTGGTAATAATTTAGAACTGGCACTTCGAAATTCAATTATAGAAAGAAAATTAACTCAAGATAATTTTTTTAATCTTTTAAAAGCATTCAAACAAGATGTGACGAAAAGCCGGTATAATAATTTTAATGAGGTATTGAATTACTGTTCAAATTCTGCTAATCCTGTTGGAAGGATATTATTGGAACTTTTCAATATAACTGAAAGTGATGCGATATATTATTCGGATAGAATTTGTACAGCACTTCAAATTACTAATTTTATTCAGGATACTAAGACTGATTTTCAAAAGGGTAGAATTTACTATCCGCTTGATGAAATGTTAAAATTTAATGTCAATGAAAAAATGTTTGAGATGAAAAAAATTAATGATAACTTGAAGTCGCTTATAGAATTCACTGTGAACAGAACACAGACGATGTTTGATGAAGGCAAAGCTTTGCTAAAATTACTTACCGGTAGATTTAGGTATGAAATAGCCTGGACAATAAAAGGCGGCGAAGAAATTCTTGCTAAAATCCGCGGCGCTGATTTTGATATAATTTCAAAAAGACCAATTTTAAAGAAGTCGGATTATCTGAAATTATTATTAAAAACGTTTTTAATATGA
- a CDS encoding STAS domain-containing protein — protein sequence MDDFEKKIENDVVVEVVNLTRATLKEAIEFKKILDDNLEKKFRKLVVDISQCEFLDSTFLGTLVYAKRSAIKIGGDLKIVEPPSVFKALREKTSTLQVFDTYKSLDEAIKSF from the coding sequence ATGGATGATTTCGAAAAGAAAATAGAAAACGACGTTGTTGTAGAAGTTGTGAATCTGACACGTGCAACGTTGAAGGAAGCTATTGAATTTAAAAAAATTCTGGATGACAATTTAGAGAAAAAATTCAGAAAGCTGGTGGTAGATATCAGTCAATGTGAATTCCTGGATTCCACTTTCCTGGGAACGCTTGTTTATGCTAAAAGATCTGCAATTAAGATTGGCGGCGATTTGAAAATTGTCGAGCCACCATCAGTATTTAAAGCATTAAGAGAAAAAACTTCAACTCTCCAGGTTTTTGATACTTATAAATCACTTGATGAAGCAATCAAAAGCTTTTAA
- a CDS encoding GIY-YIG nuclease family protein, with protein MYKVYAIKSKIRKYIYVGMTSNIEERIERHNRGYEKTTRAYRPFELIYTEDQATREEARKREKYFKSGVGKEFLKKM; from the coding sequence ATGTATAAAGTATATGCAATAAAAAGTAAGATAAGAAAATATATCTATGTAGGTATGACATCGAATATAGAGGAAAGAATTGAGAGACATAATAGGGGATACGAAAAAACAACAAGAGCATATAGACCGTTTGAATTAATATATACAGAAGATCAGGCAACGAGAGAAGAAGCGAGGAAAAGAGAAAAATATTTTAAGTCAGGAGTTGGAAAAGAGTTCTTAAAAAAAATGTAA
- a CDS encoding GIY-YIG nuclease family protein: MYKVYAIKSKIRKYIYVGMTSNIEERIERHNKGYEKTTRAYRPFELIYTEDQATREEARKREKYFKSGIGKEFLKKL; the protein is encoded by the coding sequence ATGTATAAAGTATATGCAATAAAAAGTAAGATAAGAAAATATATCTATGTAGGTATGACATCGAATATAGAGGAAAGAATTGAGAGACATAATAAGGGATACGAAAAAACAACAAGAGCATATAGACCGTTTGAATTAATATATACAGAAGATCAGGCGACAAGAGAAGAGGCAAGAAAAAGAGAAAAATATTTTAAGTCAGGAATTGGAAAAGAGTTCTTAAAAAAATTATAA
- a CDS encoding PBP1A family penicillin-binding protein, whose translation MKSTNNKKKTWLIAGAVILVLLGSLIAFIFSGLPSLEELENPKPQLASKVFTADGELLGQFFIENRIETHINKLPDYLIKALVATEDRKFYDHWGVDVTRFIKAMIKNIFSLSLAEGASTITQQLARNLYDLKVTHESQFDKAIRKVREWLTAVQIEKNFTKNEIIELYLNVSYFGRSAYGIEAASRVYFGKSASELTLPEAALFVALLKSPRDFDPVNRYDNALQRRNLVMYNMVSVGFLDKNEYDKLKEEPITLASEKPSVMRTIAPHYLEYIRIQMSEIADKHGFDLYRDGLNIYTSIDSRMQKIANEVAAKHIQDYQKIFDKNWNWNRNKDLLSELVDNAIKKTNEYKNAGTSKDKAAIYNRLKKDEGFIDSVKSVATKIEVGFVVIDPFTGQIKAMVGGTNQDFGRGLNHVTGIKRQPGSSFKPMVYATAIENGYFPAYTILNQKFDYNGWSPSNSDNEYTAYETMRYSLALSLNVVTGRMTISDIAPPKQVVQIAKRMGIESKIDPYPAIALGTSEVTPLEMTSAFGTFVNEGIHVQPISIIKVEDKNGILVEQFVPEYVQAISPQTASIMQSMMSDVVSYGTGAGVRRFYQYPAAGKTGTTQNFSDAWFVGYTPELVAGCWVGFDDHRVKFTDWYGQGARAALPIWAMFMEAAYKDIKIPVGYFNSVEGIDTIAFCKKTMELGDTRVANQYCPELVYDIVNSKNVPMTCEIHTDKNVIIKEERTGETGW comes from the coding sequence ATGAAATCAACCAATAATAAAAAGAAAACGTGGCTAATAGCTGGTGCTGTTATTCTCGTTCTTCTCGGGAGCCTTATTGCTTTTATTTTTAGCGGTCTCCCATCGCTTGAAGAACTCGAAAATCCAAAACCACAACTCGCCAGTAAAGTGTTCACCGCCGATGGTGAACTGTTGGGGCAGTTTTTTATTGAGAATCGTATTGAAACTCACATAAATAAACTTCCGGACTATTTGATAAAAGCCTTGGTTGCTACTGAAGACAGAAAATTCTATGACCATTGGGGAGTAGATGTTACAAGATTCATCAAAGCAATGATAAAAAATATATTCTCACTTTCACTTGCGGAAGGTGCGAGTACTATAACTCAACAGCTTGCAAGGAATCTGTATGATCTTAAAGTTACCCATGAATCACAATTCGATAAAGCAATAAGAAAAGTCCGCGAATGGCTGACTGCGGTTCAGATTGAAAAAAATTTTACTAAGAATGAAATAATAGAACTGTATCTGAATGTTTCATATTTCGGAAGAAGTGCGTACGGAATTGAGGCAGCAAGTCGCGTTTATTTTGGTAAAAGTGCAAGTGAATTAACATTACCTGAAGCAGCTTTATTCGTAGCATTGCTTAAATCACCCAGAGATTTTGATCCTGTCAATCGTTATGATAATGCTTTACAAAGAAGAAATCTTGTAATGTATAATATGGTTTCGGTGGGATTTCTTGATAAAAATGAATACGATAAATTAAAGGAAGAACCGATTACACTTGCCTCTGAAAAACCCAGTGTTATGAGAACGATCGCCCCTCACTACCTGGAATACATTCGCATTCAGATGTCGGAAATTGCAGATAAACATGGTTTCGATTTATACAGAGATGGATTGAATATTTACACTTCAATTGATTCTCGGATGCAAAAAATTGCCAACGAGGTTGCTGCAAAACATATTCAGGACTATCAAAAGATATTTGACAAAAACTGGAACTGGAACCGAAATAAGGATTTGTTATCTGAACTTGTTGACAATGCAATTAAAAAAACAAATGAATATAAAAATGCAGGTACATCGAAAGACAAAGCAGCAATATATAACAGATTAAAAAAGGATGAGGGTTTTATTGATTCTGTAAAATCTGTCGCAACTAAAATTGAAGTTGGTTTTGTTGTTATTGATCCATTTACCGGTCAGATAAAAGCAATGGTTGGAGGAACAAACCAGGATTTCGGAAGAGGGCTAAATCATGTTACCGGAATAAAAAGACAACCAGGTTCTTCATTTAAACCGATGGTTTATGCAACAGCAATTGAGAACGGATATTTCCCGGCTTATACAATTCTTAATCAAAAATTTGATTACAATGGCTGGAGTCCGTCAAATTCTGATAACGAATATACTGCGTACGAAACAATGAGATATTCTCTAGCATTATCTCTCAATGTAGTAACCGGTAGAATGACAATAAGCGATATAGCTCCACCAAAACAAGTTGTTCAAATTGCTAAACGAATGGGAATAGAATCTAAAATTGATCCTTATCCTGCAATTGCGCTTGGGACTTCTGAAGTTACTCCGCTGGAAATGACTTCTGCATTTGGAACATTTGTTAATGAAGGTATTCATGTTCAACCAATCTCAATCATAAAAGTTGAAGACAAAAATGGAATTTTAGTCGAGCAATTTGTTCCTGAATATGTTCAGGCGATTTCTCCGCAGACAGCATCAATCATGCAGAGTATGATGTCGGATGTGGTTTCATACGGTACCGGAGCCGGAGTACGAAGATTCTATCAATATCCTGCAGCCGGTAAAACCGGTACTACACAAAATTTTTCAGATGCATGGTTTGTTGGTTATACTCCTGAACTCGTTGCAGGATGCTGGGTTGGTTTTGATGATCACAGAGTCAAGTTTACTGATTGGTACGGACAGGGTGCAAGAGCTGCTTTACCTATTTGGGCAATGTTTATGGAAGCTGCTTACAAAGATATTAAAATACCCGTTGGTTATTTTAATTCTGTTGAAGGAATTGATACAATTGCATTTTGTAAGAAAACAATGGAACTTGGTGATACAAGAGTGGCTAATCAATATTGTCCTGAATTAGTTTACGATATTGTAAACAGCAAAAATGTTCCTATGACCTGCGAAATTCACACAGATAAAAATGTGATTATAAAAGAAGAACGAACAGGTGAAACCGGATGGTGA
- a CDS encoding UDP-2,3-diacylglucosamine diphosphatase produces the protein MEKTYFFISDIHLGLQSKSEEEKKEKKLVSFLKYAETHCDELFIVGDLFDYWFEYKRVYQKGFYRTLSALKDLSEKNIKLHYFIGNHDFLHRDFFEKEFNATMYDDPLSIELNDKKFFIAHGDGLVSNDTGYNILKWILRNKFFQWLYSLLHPDLGISIASRTSKSSRAYTDKKDYGEVDGLYEAAKKKIDQGYDFVLFGHLHKHIWQKYKHGNYINLGSWIDKPCYGVFKNKNFEIVIL, from the coding sequence GTGGAAAAAACTTACTTCTTTATTTCTGATATTCATCTAGGACTACAAAGCAAATCCGAAGAGGAGAAAAAAGAAAAAAAACTTGTCAGCTTTCTGAAATATGCAGAAACTCATTGTGATGAATTGTTTATAGTTGGCGATCTATTTGATTACTGGTTTGAATACAAAAGGGTTTATCAAAAAGGATTTTACAGAACGCTTTCAGCTTTAAAGGATCTGAGCGAGAAGAATATCAAACTTCATTATTTTATTGGTAATCATGATTTCCTTCATCGTGATTTTTTTGAGAAGGAATTTAACGCAACTATGTATGATGATCCATTATCAATTGAATTGAATGATAAAAAATTTTTTATCGCACACGGTGATGGTTTAGTCAGTAATGATACCGGTTATAATATTCTCAAGTGGATTTTAAGAAATAAATTTTTTCAGTGGCTTTATTCATTACTTCATCCTGATTTAGGAATAAGTATTGCAAGCAGGACGAGTAAATCAAGCCGTGCATATACCGATAAAAAAGATTACGGTGAAGTTGATGGATTATACGAAGCTGCAAAGAAAAAAATTGATCAGGGATATGACTTCGTGTTATTCGGGCATTTACACAAGCACATTTGGCAAAAGTATAAACACGGTAATTATATCAACCTGGGTTCGTGGATTGATAAACCGTGTTACGGTGTATTTAAAAATAAAAATTTTGAGATAGTAATTTTGTAG
- a CDS encoding M1 family metallopeptidase — translation MKTKRVILIIFLITLILILPGAVYYKIQFYKLTYIYTYFQKIDEDYITPNQRKIDITKYDLSFDLYPENKMFIAQAVLSGKVLDQTIPTIDLNFYDNFRINKITLNDKSVEYENEGTRLSIKYDSTFQNEFEIVVDYEGTPEKAGLDGFVFGVRNGTSVVYNLSEPTFASSWFPCNDTPYDKTNLEIKITNDSGMVSVSNGVLVDVKTTGSRKTYHWKTEYPISTYLVAIYSSNYEHFSDKYISHDGNDTMNVDYYVLPDKLDNAKADFSNQVKMLEVFSKLFGEYPFIKEKYGVAEFLWYAGAMEHQTITGVSSNMISGKKFFEDTFVHELAHQWWGNAVGPKSWKDIWLNEGFASYCEALYYEEVSGEEALRSTMLSKYSNNFSGSLAQPGPFLFTRTMYDKGAWVLHMLRWEVGDSTFFKILRNYYESFKYSNASTNDFKQVCENVTGKNLNKFFDQWVYGEGQIELKYKTENSNTGNDYLVRIQLEQNQEDYEVFHFPLEIKLSYTDSTFNKFRYNITTKDTLLEIPVKEFPVSVDLDPDNWLLAQISPEHK, via the coding sequence GTGAAAACGAAAAGAGTAATACTGATAATATTTCTGATAACTCTTATTCTAATTTTACCGGGAGCTGTTTATTATAAAATACAATTCTATAAACTAACCTATATCTATACCTACTTTCAGAAAATCGACGAAGATTATATAACCCCGAACCAACGAAAAATCGATATTACAAAATATGACCTTTCATTTGATCTATATCCTGAAAATAAAATGTTCATTGCACAAGCTGTTTTATCAGGAAAAGTACTTGATCAAACAATACCAACCATAGATTTAAATTTTTATGATAATTTCCGGATTAATAAAATTACTCTAAATGATAAGTCTGTTGAATATGAAAATGAAGGAACAAGATTATCAATTAAATATGATTCTACTTTTCAAAATGAATTTGAAATTGTAGTTGATTATGAAGGAACACCTGAGAAAGCTGGTCTGGATGGTTTTGTTTTCGGAGTGAGAAATGGAACATCAGTTGTTTACAATCTGAGCGAGCCTACTTTTGCATCTTCATGGTTTCCGTGCAACGATACTCCTTACGATAAAACAAATCTCGAAATAAAAATTACAAATGATTCGGGAATGGTGTCTGTTTCAAATGGTGTACTGGTTGATGTAAAAACAACAGGAAGCAGAAAAACATATCATTGGAAAACAGAATATCCGATCTCAACATACCTTGTTGCAATTTATTCTTCAAATTATGAACATTTCTCTGACAAGTACATTTCTCATGATGGTAATGACACAATGAATGTAGATTACTATGTTCTTCCGGATAAACTTGATAATGCCAAAGCAGATTTTTCAAATCAAGTGAAAATGCTAGAAGTTTTTTCAAAATTATTTGGCGAATATCCATTCATAAAAGAAAAATATGGAGTCGCAGAATTTCTTTGGTATGCTGGCGCAATGGAACATCAGACAATCACCGGCGTCTCATCAAACATGATCAGTGGGAAAAAATTTTTTGAAGATACTTTTGTTCACGAACTTGCGCATCAGTGGTGGGGCAATGCAGTCGGTCCGAAAAGCTGGAAAGATATCTGGCTTAATGAAGGTTTTGCATCATATTGTGAAGCTCTTTATTATGAAGAAGTATCTGGCGAAGAAGCACTGCGTTCTACAATGTTGAGCAAGTATAGTAATAATTTCTCAGGTTCGTTAGCACAACCCGGACCTTTTTTATTTACACGGACTATGTATGATAAAGGTGCCTGGGTTCTTCACATGCTTCGCTGGGAAGTTGGTGATTCCACCTTCTTCAAGATTTTAAGAAATTATTACGAATCTTTTAAATATTCAAATGCTTCAACTAATGACTTTAAACAAGTATGTGAAAATGTAACTGGTAAAAATCTGAACAAATTTTTTGATCAGTGGGTTTATGGCGAAGGACAGATTGAACTGAAGTACAAAACAGAAAACAGTAATACAGGAAATGATTATTTAGTCAGGATTCAACTCGAACAGAATCAGGAAGATTATGAGGTATTTCACTTTCCACTGGAAATAAAATTGAGCTATACTGATTCAACGTTTAATAAATTTAGATATAATATTACCACAAAGGATACTCTTCTGGAAATACCTGTAAAGGAATTTCCTGTATCCGTTGACCTTGATCCTGACAATTGGCTTCTGGCTCAGATTAGCCCGGAACATAAATGA
- the glgC gene encoding glucose-1-phosphate adenylyltransferase: MAIHGSSLLRDTITMLLAGGQGERLYPLTKVRSKPAVIFSGRYRIIDFALSNCLNSELRRIYVLTQYKSDSLNQHLFETWSIFNPELGEFVYSIPPQRKLNNDWYLGTANAIYQNMNLFSSERKAKQVLILSGDHIYKMDYLKLLQYHVDNKAHLSMACIEVPKDEATRFGIVSVNAEYKVDSFIEKPKNPPGIPDNPDFAFVNMGIYVFDANTLREIFKEMEEKHIPSNDFGQDVIPYMVMTGRNVYAYKFVDENKKSRPYWKDIGTIDSYFSASMNLLSVNPDFNMYDANWPIRGFRYQFPPAKTVSHEGERVGRSLNSLLCDGCIISGGLVERSILGPNVKVNSFSYVTDSIIMDNCNIGRHARIRRAIIDKNVNVPEGYEIGFDLESDKKKFTVTESGIVVIGKNEILPKK, translated from the coding sequence ATGGCCATTCATGGTTCGTCATTATTAAGAGATACAATAACAATGCTTTTAGCGGGAGGTCAGGGTGAAAGACTTTATCCGTTGACAAAAGTGAGAAGCAAACCTGCAGTAATCTTCAGCGGAAGATACAGGATAATTGATTTCGCACTTTCAAATTGTCTGAACTCAGAGTTAAGAAGAATTTATGTTCTCACACAATACAAATCTGATTCTTTAAATCAACATCTCTTTGAAACCTGGAGCATTTTTAATCCTGAACTTGGTGAATTTGTTTATTCAATTCCACCTCAAAGAAAACTTAACAATGACTGGTATCTTGGAACTGCAAATGCTATTTACCAGAATATGAATCTCTTTTCATCAGAAAGAAAAGCAAAGCAGGTTTTGATTCTCAGTGGAGATCACATTTACAAAATGGATTACCTGAAATTGCTTCAATATCATGTAGATAATAAAGCTCATCTATCAATGGCATGTATTGAAGTTCCCAAGGATGAAGCAACCAGATTTGGAATTGTGAGCGTTAACGCTGAATACAAAGTTGATTCTTTTATCGAGAAACCGAAAAATCCTCCTGGTATTCCTGACAATCCTGATTTTGCTTTTGTGAACATGGGTATATATGTTTTTGATGCCAATACGTTGAGAGAAATATTTAAAGAGATGGAAGAAAAACATATTCCATCAAATGATTTTGGACAGGATGTAATCCCTTACATGGTAATGACCGGAAGAAATGTTTATGCCTATAAGTTTGTTGATGAGAATAAAAAATCGCGGCCTTACTGGAAAGATATCGGAACGATTGATAGCTACTTTTCTGCAAGCATGAATTTACTAAGTGTCAATCCGGACTTCAATATGTACGATGCGAATTGGCCAATAAGAGGATTTCGATATCAATTTCCACCTGCAAAAACTGTATCGCACGAAGGCGAACGTGTTGGGCGAAGTCTCAATTCACTTTTATGTGATGGCTGTATAATTTCCGGCGGTCTTGTCGAACGTTCGATACTTGGACCAAATGTTAAAGTAAACAGTTTCTCGTACGTTACTGATTCAATAATAATGGATAATTGCAACATTGGAAGACATGCAAGAATCAGAAGAGCAATCATAGATAAAAATGTAAATGTTCCCGAAGGATATGAAATAGGATTCGATCTGGAATCTGATAAGAAAAAATTCACAGTAACTGAAAGTGGTATTGTTGTTATTGGTAAAAATGAGATTTTGCCGAAGAAATAA